The following coding sequences lie in one Nitrospirota bacterium genomic window:
- a CDS encoding response regulator: protein MEEVTHLRPVEILLVEDNLGDVRLTQEALRDGKIMNNLSIVRDGMEALSFLHKEGQYKNAPRPDMILLDLNLPKKDGREVLEQIKTDKELKTIPVVVLTISKAEEDILKSYKLHANCFITKPVDLEQFMKVAHSIEEFWFSIVKLPSKGE, encoded by the coding sequence ATGGAAGAAGTCACACACTTGCGGCCGGTTGAAATCCTGTTGGTTGAAGATAACCTGGGAGACGTACGCCTGACACAGGAGGCATTAAGGGACGGAAAGATAATGAACAATTTAAGCATTGTAAGGGATGGCATGGAAGCACTATCATTTCTTCACAAAGAGGGTCAGTACAAAAATGCCCCGCGGCCTGATATGATACTATTAGATTTGAATCTACCCAAAAAAGACGGCCGTGAAGTTTTGGAACAAATTAAAACAGATAAAGAATTAAAAACCATTCCGGTGGTTGTTCTGACAATATCAAAGGCAGAAGAGGACATTTTAAAGAGTTACAAACTGCACGCCAATTGTTTCATTACAAAGCCGGTTGATCTGGAACAGTTTATGAAGGTGGCACATTCAATAGAAGAATTCTGGTTCAGCATTGTGAAACTGCCGTCAAAGGGGGAATGA